The Cyprinus carpio isolate SPL01 chromosome B17, ASM1834038v1, whole genome shotgun sequence genome has a window encoding:
- the LOC109049137 gene encoding NPC intracellular cholesterol transporter 2-like, whose protein sequence is MGYYRTLGVVLLSLLAYTNAEPVKFADCGSIHGKVAEVDIQPCPSQPCQLHKGESYTVNVTFTSSVASQNCTAVVHGVVEGVPVLFPIPQSDGCKSGIQCPVEPQKSYSYVNQLPVKTGYPPIKLVVEWELKDDFNKDLFCIKFPVQIVN, encoded by the exons ATGGGTTATTACCGCACGCTGGGAGTTGTTTTACTTTCTCTTCTTGCTTACACTAATGCCGAACCGGTGAAATTCGCCGACTGCG GCTCAATACACGGAAAAGTTGCCGAGGTTGACATCCAGCCCTGTCCATCACAGCCATGCCAGCTCCACAAGGGAGAGTCCTACACAGTCAATGTGACATTCACCAGTA GCGTTGCCAGTCAGAACTGTACAGCTGTGGTTCACGGAGTGGTCGAAGGCGTCCCCGTCCTCTTCCCTATTCCTCAATCAGATGGGTGCAAGTCTGGAATCCAGTGTCCTGTTGAGCCGCAAAAATCTTACAGCTATGTCAACCAGTTGCCTGTCAAGACCGGGTATCCACCA ATAAAACTGGTTGTGGAATGGGAATTAAAAGACGACttcaataaagatttattttgcatCAAGTTCCCTGTTCAGATTGTGAACTGA
- the LOC109049138 gene encoding GSK3-beta interaction protein isoform X1 — protein MSRKCSDELPPEEGMEVDCTPEDLSKCSYEERCVELGEVKDMRLEAEAVVNDVLFAVTDMHVSHSLSSGLDVAYINVETREGQRYCLELTEAGLRVVGHGFDQVDEGLSSQYHETVYSLLDSLSPGYREAFGNALLQRLERLKQNGQ, from the exons ATGAGCCGGAAGTGTTCTGACGAACTACCCCCGGAGGAG GGGATGGAGGTGGACTGTACGCCGGAGGACCTGTCGAAGTGTTCGTATGAGGAGCGCTgtgtggagctgggggaggtgaaGGACATGAGgctggaggccgaggcggtggtcAATGATGTGCTGTTCGCGGTCACAGACATGCACGTCTCTCACAGTCTCTCCAGCGGACTGGACGTGGCCTACATAAACGTGGAGACCAGAGAGGGACAGCGATACTGCTTAGAGCTCACCGAGGCAGGGCTGAGG GTGGTGGGACACGGCTTCGATCAGGTGGATGAGGGGTTGAGCTCCCAGTATCATGAGACTGTTTACTCACTGCTGGACTCTCTCAGCCCCGGATACAGAGAAGCGTTTGGAAATGCTCTGCTGCAGAGACTGGAGAGGCTCAAACAGAACGGACAGTGA
- the LOC109049138 gene encoding GSK3-beta interaction protein isoform X2, with protein MGMEVDCTPEDLSKCSYEERCVELGEVKDMRLEAEAVVNDVLFAVTDMHVSHSLSSGLDVAYINVETREGQRYCLELTEAGLRVVGHGFDQVDEGLSSQYHETVYSLLDSLSPGYREAFGNALLQRLERLKQNGQ; from the exons ATG GGGATGGAGGTGGACTGTACGCCGGAGGACCTGTCGAAGTGTTCGTATGAGGAGCGCTgtgtggagctgggggaggtgaaGGACATGAGgctggaggccgaggcggtggtcAATGATGTGCTGTTCGCGGTCACAGACATGCACGTCTCTCACAGTCTCTCCAGCGGACTGGACGTGGCCTACATAAACGTGGAGACCAGAGAGGGACAGCGATACTGCTTAGAGCTCACCGAGGCAGGGCTGAGG GTGGTGGGACACGGCTTCGATCAGGTGGATGAGGGGTTGAGCTCCCAGTATCATGAGACTGTTTACTCACTGCTGGACTCTCTCAGCCCCGGATACAGAGAAGCGTTTGGAAATGCTCTGCTGCAGAGACTGGAGAGGCTCAAACAGAACGGACAGTGA
- the LOC109049274 gene encoding LOW QUALITY PROTEIN: autophagy-related protein 2 homolog B-like (The sequence of the model RefSeq protein was modified relative to this genomic sequence to represent the inferred CDS: inserted 1 base in 1 codon), with amino-acid sequence MPWPFSESIKKRACRYLLHRYLGNFLQEKLSLDQLSLDLYQGTGSLAHVPLDKWSLNEILESVDAPFEVSEGFIQAISLTVPWASLLQENCALEVRGLEMVFRPRPRMASGMEPMCWSSFMTSSMQLAKECLSQRLTDDQGESLQPLEGLEKFAETIETVLRRVKVTFVDTVLRMEHVPENSKTGIALELRINKMLYCDESVEEGSSVNIHQPTTFAHKNLTLEGVYLFWDEFSESARAGLKSSPTQTETEPKLSPSWNPKIISEPHPQFPEPVSSSTPFEPVQVGCLSGKLELSMVLKQNEAMPGAKLDIDGQFDSLIMLLSPQQVHLLLDMFGVFSSSAGQEWSAIGKDRKSRPMQQEDEYRLHMELNRCLKKDTIIVATDQDLFESQTTRTVSSREDVFFSMADMDMSHSLSSLPPLGDPSTVDLDLSSNSNYSASLGESPSGNVAMVWDEYMDVPRQKEKQTNEMPHLSRDSQLTHKNPIKTSHPTKGHCDESRPELVLRLAVGSLCLSVLHIDPLPPPDSSRSHLAPMASEFFRILSVNQLPAGSFLQSRTVFDEACPHDHLRFIGQGLKVSYELCQGSSVRTLNTDLSLSQVELLECLYSTDSHTTQSGAQYTELLTFDISASSDSPPPVCLHLLYKLTERKGSQGGQVRLSTIPRKAELQVELGKVRSECDVSIVDRLNSLLQPQKLVTTEIMASHMYTSYNKHVSLAFAEVFLDDSRTPAHCHVSMSINAPLLVLVVRFPIPDLRSDQERGPWFKKSLQKELLQLELEDLELKTEFTGGNSSEQTKMELTFKELNGSFQEDKDHPAARFLRVANTMEEDMTSSDCGKFDWPRVVLKVNPMAVRSILERVTAEEDEEEADSHSQEEEEEGAAHSLKDVCDFAKPEPSPFSSRRVMYENEEMVIPGDVVEMTEFQEKTMSNSLYILELFFPNVQLSLPSKGFYEKLHNRINNDLLLWEPTAPSPVETVENIPYGVGLSVASQLINTYSKDSFSQFRSTGPEEEESGSEEEILQYYTPAELGYRNRRKKRSKMQPKNSQSLFSIVMSVNHGLLALHTQLKQDDNSASPKKHGEFWMEVKNGTLFGVTQHEGYKDQHYVCFHTSQACLYHHGTVDGDAPEWSVSLPCRMRPHWLEPVMYASESAPERASPSEGLSFEPHSMLSVAVKISSHSTERNVKEFLIAIGMXLNHTVTHTHPLRYDKIVDFLNVSDEPVLGYTPPSSVSTLHLHLWSCSLDYRPLYLPVRSLLTVETFSISSSVSLDHSSSSLRIILDEAALFLSDKINAVSVNLARDYVQVVDMGTLELRITAVKPGQDGKMTEPRFELRCSSDVIHIRTCADSCAALMNLIQYIASYGDLLPPSGLEAKRRSTKQRVKTEAGSHPSAQAPLLPEAEQQILQDLMSDAMEETDSLQSHMLQQNGVNEDHSHDHEPPRSDLFLFPDESGNLGQEPSPTYPVLHSPLISPPAPSLVHDTDDFCILDTPGSRILEKDEEPVVKKLISEPILVREEHFSVPLEGSSSTRGPLHFPVPEIRYLVKEISVVWHLYGGKDFGGGALSSSPARSRGCTPHSSPSQTPVKQVRKGSRAGGGWGRNPDVLMEIQLSKVRFQHEVYPQAPQTGVLTEQPVSRQVFSVQDLEIQDRLASSKMNKFLYLYSSKEMPRKAHSNMLTVRALHVCPEAGQAPQECCLRVSLMPLRLNIDQDALFFLKDFFTSLAAEVELFSPPDQEAFCVSVKKPPVPEVSCNFSKHNGAVGQDPAPIISVPTQSLDSTAETDTASTSFTDQPIFFREFRFTSEVPIRLDYHGKHMAMEQGTFAGIVIGLTQLNCSELKLRCLCYRQGLLGVDKLFSYAINEWLNDIKKNQLPGLLGGVGPIHSLVQLVQGFRDLVWLPIEQYRKDGRIVRGFQRGTASFGTSTAMAALELTNRMVRTIQAAAETAYDMVSPVPDEKECKKIKRYSHYCLAHQPVDLREGVAKAYSVVKEGITDTALTIYDTATREHEQRGMTGAVGGVLRQLPPAVVKPLIVATEATSNVLGGMRNQIHPDARQEESQKWRLGEE; translated from the exons ATGCCATGGCCATTTTCTGAGTCTATTAAGAAGCGGGCCTGCAGGTACCTGCTGCATCGATATCTTGGTAATTTCCTCCAGGAGAAGCTCAGTTTGGACCAGCTTAGTCTGGACCTCTATCAAGGCACGGGCTCACTTGCTCATGTGCCGCTGGACAAATGG TCTCTGAATGAGATCCTGGAGTCTGTGGATGCTCCATTTGAGGTGAGTGAGGGCTTCATCCAGGCCATTTCTCTCACTGTGCCATGGGCCTCACTGCTGCAGGAAAACTGCGCACTGGAAGTGAGGGGCTTGGAGATGGTGTTCAGGCCAAGACCTCGAATGG CATCAGGCATGGAGCCCATGTGCTGGTCCAGCTTCATGACCAGCAGTATGCAGCTGGCCAAAGAGTGTCTAAGCCAAAGACTCACTGATGATCAGGGAGAGAGCTTGCAACCTCTGGAGGGTCTGGAAAAGTTTGCAGAGACTATTGAGACAG TGTTGAGAAGAGTCAAGGTCACTTTTGTGGATACTGTCCTGCGGATGGAACACGTTCCTGAAAATTCTAAAACTGGCATTGCCCTTGAGCTCCGAATCAATAA GATGCTTTATTGTGATGAGAGTGTGGAGGAGGGCTCCAGTGTCAATATCCATCAGCCCACTACATTTGCACATAAAAACCTCACACTGGAAGGTGTCTATTTGTTCTGGGATGAGTTTTCAGAATCAGCACGTGCCGGCCTCAAATCATCCCCCACTCAAACA GAGACTGAACCCAAGCTTTCGCCAAGTTGGAACCCAAAAATCATCTCTGAGCCTCACCCTCAGTTCCCAGAACCTGTGTCTTCCAGTACACCATTTGAGCCAGTGCAGGTGGGCTGCCTTAGCGGTAAACTGGAGCTGTCCATGGTTCTGAAGCAAAATGAAGCCATGCCTGGAGCTAAG TTGGATATTGATGGGCAGTTTGATTCTCTAATCATGCTGCTTTCACCACAACAAGTCCACCTCCTACTGGACATGTTTGGGGTTTTCTCTAGCTCAG CCGGACAGGAGTGGTCTGCTATAGGAAAGGATAGGAAGAGTCGGCCCATGCAGCAGGAGGATGAGTATCGTCTCCACATGGAGCTCAACCGCTGCCTGAAGAAAGATACCATAATAGTTGCCACTGACCAGGACCTGTTTGAAAGCCAGACCACCAGAACTGTGTCCAGTAGAG AGGACGTGTTTTTCTCCATGGCTGATATGGACATGTCACATAGCCTATCATCTCTGCCTCCTCTTGGGGATCCATCCACTGTGGATCTAGATTTGTCTTCAAATAGCAACTACTCTGCCTCCCTGGGGGAGTCACCATCTGGAAATGTAGCC ATGGTGTGGGATGAGTACATGGATGTTCCTAGACAGAAGGAGAAGCAGACAAATGAGATGCCACATCTTTCCAGAGATTCTCAGCTTACACACAAGAATCCAATAAAAACAT CTCATCCAACTAAAGGCCACTGTGATGAGTCCAGGCCTGAGCTGGTTCTCAGGCTCGCAGTGGGCAGTCTCTGCCTGTCTGTCCTCCATATTGACCCCCTCCCACCTCCTGACTCCTCCCGCAGCCATCTTGCACCAATGGCTTCAGAGTTTTTCCGTATTCTCTCTGTAAATCAGCTCCCTGCTGGGAGTTTCCTGCAGTCACGAACTGTCTTCGATGAAGCCTGTCCACATGATCATCTCAG GTTCATTGGTCAGGGATTAAAGGTGTCATACGAGCTCTGTCAAGGCTCCAGTGTACGTACTCTAAACACGGATCTCTCTCTGAGCCAGGTGGAGCTTCTGGAATGCCTGTACTCTACTGACAGTCACACTACACAGAGTGGAGCCCAATAcacagag CTTCTTACGTTTGATATCTCAGCCAGTAGTGATTCTCCTCCTCCTGTATGCCTACATTTACTCTACAAATTAACAGAACGCAAAGGCTCGCAG ggcGGGCAGGTACGTCTAAGTACTATACCTCGTAAGGCAGAATTGCAGGTGGAGCTGGGTAAAGTGCGTTCAGAGTGTGACGTCAGCATTGTGGACAGGCTCAACTCCCTACTCCAGCCTCAGAAACTTGTTACCACAGAGATAATGGCATCTCACATGTACACCTCCTACAATAAACATGTCAGTCTG GCCTTTGCAGAGGTCTTCCTGGATGATAGTCGTACCCCAGCACACTGCCATGTGTCTATGTCAATAAATGCACCTCTACTGGTCCTAGTGGTGCGGTTCCCGATCCCAGACCTGCGCTCGGATCAGGAGAGGGGCCCCTGGTTTAAGAAGTCCCTGCAGAAAGAGCTGCTGCAGCTGGAGCTGGAAGATCTGGAGCTCAAGACGGAGTTCACTGGAGGAAACTCATCAGAGCAGACTAAGATGGAGCTCACTTTCAAAGAGCTCAACG GATCATTCCAAGAAGACAAAGATCACCCCGCAGCCAGGTTCTTACGAGTAGCAAACACTATGGAGGAGGACATGACATCTTCCGACTGTGGTAAATTTGACTGGCCCAG AGTGGTTCTGAAGGTGAACCCCATGGCTGTACGCTCCATCTTAGAGCGTGTAACAGcagaggaagatgaggaagaagCGGACAGTCACTcacaagaggaagaggaagaaggagCCGCCCACTCCCTGAAGGATGTGTGTGATTTTGCCAAACCTGAGCCATCCCCCTTTTCCTCACGGCGTGTAATGTATGAGAATGAGGAG ATGGTCATCCCAGGAGACGTGGTGGAGATGACGGAATTCCAGGAAAAAACCATGAGCAACTCCCTCTATATCCTTGAGCTGTTTTTCCCCAATGTGCAGCTCTCTTTGCCCAGTAAAGGCTTTTATGAAAAACTACACAACAG gattaataATGACCTGCTACTGTGGGAGCCCACTGCTCCATCTCCAGTAGAGACAGTGGAGAACATCCCATATGGGGTGGGTCTGTCTGTAGCCAGTCAACTCATTAACACCTACAGTAAAGACAGCTTCAGTCAGTTCAGATCTACTGGCCCCGAGG AGGAGGAGAGTGGTTCTGAGGAAGAAATCCTACAATATTACACTCCTGCTGAGCTTGGCTACAGGAATCGAAGGAAGAAAAGGAGTAAGATGCAGCCTAAGAATTCTCAGAGCCTGTTTTCCATCGTCATGTCTGTTAACCATGGACTGCTGGCTCTGCACACACAGCTAAAG CAGGATGATAATAGTGCATCACCAAAAAAACACGGTGAATTTTGGATGGAAGTAAAAAATGGGACGCTGTTTGGTGTGACGCAGCATGAAGGCTACAAAGACCAGCATTATGTCTGCTTCCACACATCTCAGGCCTGCCTGTATCACCATG gCACAGTGGATGGAGATGCCCCTGAGTGGAGTGTCAGTCTGCCCTGCAGGATGCGTCCTCATTGGCTGGAGCCTGTGATGTATGCGTCTGAATCTGCCCCAGAGAGGGCGTCTCCCTCTGAAGGGCTCAGTTTTGAGCCCCACAGTATGCTGTCTGTAGCTGTTAAAATTTCCTCCCACAGCACAGAGCGCAATGTCAAG GAGTTTCTCATAGCCATTGGCA AACTGAATCACACAGTAACACATACACATCCCTTAAGGTATGACaag ATAGTCGACTTTCTAAATGTGTCAGATGAGCCGGTGCTTGGCTACACCCCCCCGTCATCTGTGTCCACCCTCCACCTGCATCTGTGGAGCTGCTCCCTGGATTACAG gccaTTGTATTTACCTGTGAGATCTCTGCTGACCGTAGAGACCTTCAGCATCTCTAGCAGTGTGTCTTTAGATCATTCTTCCTCCAGTCTAAG AATCATTTTAGATGAAGCTGCGTTGTTTCTGTCTGACAAGATCAATGCTGTGTCTGTTAATCTGGCACGAG ACTATGTCCAGGTGGTTGATATGGGGACTCTGGAATTGAGGATCACAGCAGTGAAACCAGGACAAGATGGCAAAATG ACAGAGCCAAGGTTTGAGTTGCGTTGCTCAAGTGATGTTATTCACATTCGCACCTGTGCAGACTCCTGCGCCGCTCTCATGAACCTTATTCAGTACATAGCCAGCTATGGAGATCTACTGCCCCCTTCTGGACTGGAGGCTAAACGCAGAAGCACTAAACAAAGGGTGAAG ACTGAAGCAGGGAGTCACCCATCAGCTCAGGCACCTTTGCTTCCTGAAGCGGAGCAGCAGATTCTTCAGGATCTGATGAGTGATGCTATGGAAGAGACAGACAGCCTACAGAGTCATATGCTGCAACAGAACG GTGTGAATGAAGACCATTCACATGATCATGAGCCGCCCCGTTCTGATCTCTTCCTTTTCCCCGATGAGAGTGGAAACCTGGGGCAGGAACCAAGTCCCACTTACCCAGTCCTGCACTCCCCACTCATCTCTCCTCCTGCCCCCTCTTTAGTCCACGACACTGATGACTTCTGCATCCTGGACACGCCGGGCTCCAGAATACTG GAAAAGGATGAGGAGCCTGTGGTAAAGAAGCTGATCTCTGAACCCATCCTTGTGAGGGAAGAACATTTCAGTGTCCCTCTGGAGGGCAGCAGCTCTACTAGGGGTCCACTTCACTTCCCTGTGCCGGAAATCAGATACCTAGTCAAAGAGATCTCTGTAGTGTGGCATCTCTATGGAGGAAAAGACTTTGGTGGTGGTGCGCTGTCCTCATCACCAGCTCGCAGTCGAGG gtgcaCTCCTCACAGCTCTCCGTCACAGACTCCTGTAAAACAGGTGAGAAAAGGCTCCCGTGCTGGAGGAGGATGGGGCAGAAACCCTGATGTTCTGATGGAGATTCAACTCAGTAAG GTGCGGTTCCAGCATGAGGTGTACCCTCAGGCTCCACAGACAGGTGTTTTGACGGAGCAGCCGGTGTCCAGGCAGGTGTTTTCAGTGCAGGATCTGGAGATACAAGACAGGCTGGCCTCTTCCAAGATGAACAAGTTCCTCTATCTGTACTCCAGTAAAGAGATGCCCAGGAAAGCTCACTCCAACATG TTGACGGTCAGAGCCCTGCACGTGTGTCCAGAAGCTGGACAGGCACCTCAGGAGTGCTGTCTACGTGTGTCACTAATGCCCCTCCGGCTAAACATCGATCAG gATGCATTGTTCTTCCTGAAGGACTTCTTCACCAGTCTGGCAGCAGAAGTTGAACTGTTTTCCCCACCAGACCAGGAAG CATTCTGTGTGTCAGTGAAGAAGCCTCCTGTCCCTGAGGTTTCTTGCAATTTTTCCAAGCACAATGGTGCAGTGGGTCAAGACCCTGCACCCATCATCTCAGTGCCAACACAAAGCCTGGACAGCACTGCTGAGACAGACACTGCCTCCACGTCTTTCACTGACCAGCCCATATTCTTCAG AGAGTTCCGCTTCACTTCAGAGGTGCCAATTCGATTAGACTACCATGGAAAACACATGGCCATGGAGCAG GGCACATTTGCTGGTATTGTGATTGGACTGACACAACTGAACTGCTCGGAGCTTAAGTTACGGTGTCTGTGTTACAGACAAGG attaCTGGGTGTTGATAAGCTCTTTTCATATGCCATCAATGAGTGGTTGAATGACATAAAGAAGAACCAGTTGCCGGGGCTTCTGGGAGGCGTGGGGCCCATTCATTCCCTGGTGCAGCTAG TTCAGGGTTTTAGGGATCTAGTTTGGCTGCCCATTGAGCAGTACCGTAAGGATGGAAGAATAGTGCGTGGTTTTCAGCGGGGCACGGCCTCCTTCGGAACCTCCACTGCAATGGCAGCTCTGGAGCTCACCAATCGGATGGTGCGAACCATACAG GCTGCTGCTGAAACGGCTTACGACATGGTTTCTCCAGTGCCAGATGAGAAAGAGTGCAAAAAGATTAAGCGGTACTCACATTACTGTCTGGCCCATCAGCCAGTGGACCTGAGAGAGGGGGTGGCCAAGGCTTACAGCGTAGTAAAAGAG GGCATTACTGACACAGCCCTGACCATTTATGACACTGCGACACGCGAGCATGAGCAGAGGGGCATGACAGGCGCTGTGGGCGGAGTCCTGCGACAGCTTCCTCCAGCTGTTGTTAAACCTCTTATCGTTGCCACAGAAGCAACATCCAATGTGCTGGGCGGCATGAGGAACCAGATTCACCCAGATGCCCGTCAAGAAGAGTCCCAGAAATGGCGTTTGGGGGAAGAGTGA